From Hydra vulgaris chromosome 15, alternate assembly HydraT2T_AEP, one genomic window encodes:
- the LOC100204309 gene encoding uncharacterized protein LOC100204309 isoform X2 gives MQTEKVFLIVILYCFHAIQLSESSAQLKIYLETFKVSYPKLLMLIKEREFEICFGAESLNCFTSKTLVFDKTNTISFPQALSDKVDNPLILKSSSSKVNMTLRIKPNLFWHEEVLTSFSFDSVGIKNFTSTNNLASTLSFTVSLNCDDNFKPPDCIEKICVEYDDDINGHYTCSKNGTIICREGWNDPLTKCRSVSMHPQISRVGCYNDFGIIAGMRLFTTLVNYRSFINWNNRYGSFKNITELCSSFVKDNSFEYFGISYWGECWTGSTLDINYDRDGESFGCWPSQDANLGPMLVGKEATIMVYKWNYKLTN, from the exons atgcagacgGAAAAAGTTTTCCTCATAGTCATTTTATATTGCTTTCATGCAATACAg ttatcGGAATCTTCGGCACAATTGAAGATTTATCTTGAAACATTTAAAGTATCCTATCCTAAACTTTTGATGCTAATTAAAGAACGAGAGTTTGAGATATGTTTTGGTGCTGAATCGCTTAACTGTTTTACATCAAAAACTTTGGTTTTTGATAAGACAAACACAATAAGTTTTCCTCAGGCTTTATCAGATAAAGTGGATAAcccattaattttaaaatcatcatcatcaaag gTTAATATGACCTTACGTATAAAACCAAATCTTTTTTGGCATGAAGAAGTTTTAACAAGCTTTTCTTTTGATTCTGTTGGTATAAAAAACTTCACTTCGACTAATAATCTAGCATCCACATTATCTTTCACAGTAAG tttaaattgCGATGACAATTTTAAGCCACCTgattgtattgaaaaaatttgtgttGAATACGATGATGATATAAACGGACACTACACATGCAGTAAAAACGGAACTATTATATGTAGAGAAGGGTGGAATGACCCTTTAACAAAGTGTCGTTCAg TTTCAATGCATCCACAga tctcAAGGGTTGGTTGTTATAACGACTTTGGAATTATCGCTGGAATGCGATTATTTACAACGCTTGTAAACTACCGATCTTTTATAAATTGGAACAACAGATATGGCAGCTTCAAAAATATAACTGAATTATGTTCATCTTTTGTTAAAGATAACAGTTTTGAA tactttGGTATTTCATACTGGGGAGAATGTTGGACTGGGTCAACACTTGATATCAACTACGATCGAGATGGTGAATCCTTTGGTTGTTGGCCAAGCCAAGACGCGAACTTAGGACCAATGCTTGTTGGTAAAGAAGCAACAATTATGGTTTATAAATGGAATTATAAATTGACAAATTAG